The Nostoc sp. 'Lobaria pulmonaria (5183) cyanobiont' DNA window CTGACTGAGTTCGATAAAATCGATTGCAGCCGTTTCAGTCCGCGTGAACCCATAATAATCAAGTCAGCGTCGATTTCATCAGCGACTTGGCAAACCACATCTTTAGGGTCGCCTTCACGCAAAATTGAAGAAACTTGGCTAGGATCTAAGTTCAAGGTTTGAATGGCATTCGCCAGAATTTTACCACCATTTTCCCATTTAGCTGTCATGGTAGTAGCAGTACTTTGTGCAGGAACAACATGCAAAATTGTAACTTTCGCAGATTGAATTGAAGGGATTTCTTTCAGGGTTTTGAGCATTTCCTCTGCGTGTCCCAATCCCGATACAGCCAGCAAAATTCTTCTGATCATCTTACGTAATTTTTGTGAAGTTTACTTTTGTTTTCGCTGTTGGTACTTGGCTCTGGTCAGATTTTCACCACCTTGCTTGACAACCTAGTTAGTAAGTCGGCACAAATAAACTTTGTTTTTTAGTATTTAACACTCAAACAAACGGCAAAGGATAAAAAACTAAACAAATGTTTAAGTTTGTTTGCACTTAGTTGCTTAAATTTTCAATTAGACTTCAACTATTAAGCATACTCTCAAGTTTGTCTGATGAACTTAATAAATTATGATGTTAGTTATTATTTTTAATCTATGTTTACTTTTGTTAATTAGAGTTTAGTTAAGTATTGCAAATAAATGCCCAAATAACTCTATAGTAAAATTGATTCAGTATAAGCTTTAACAGGCGATCGCTTCCGACTTGAATAGTCTACATTATTCCTGAATTTCCCATATTCTCTACTTTTTTAAGTGTTTTGCAGTTTTGGTAAATCAGATAGGATTGCTATATCCGAACATCTGTAAAATGCGGGATAACAACATCCAAATTCGGATATTTTAATAGTCGAAATCATATTTAAGACTATATTGAAACCCTCCAGATTATATTTGGAGGGTTTGTTTGATAACTTGTGAGATTTGCTTAATTTAGAAGTGCCCCTGGTTGTCCGTTTTGGACTACAAACGAAGCTAGGGTTTTGACAGAGGCATTCAAGTCAACGATGCTTGATACAACGCGATAGTCACTTTGCCACCGTTTTGAAGTCAGGTTGCAGCGGACGTATCCTCGGTAAGCACTGTCAAAGAACTTAGTATGGGGATTGTTGTTTAGGGAAGCTTGATCTGGAGCGATGAATGCCGTGGGAAAATCAGATGTAATTGAGGTTCCTACAAACTCAGTGCCTACAGTTGGTAAGTTTGGGGAAGCTGGCTTAGACTTGATTATTGAAGCTTTACAGAACTCAGAGGTTGATGTTCAAAAAGCAGCTTATTGGCTACTTCAGGAAAGTACAGAGCCATCAAAATTCAGAATTATACTGTATAAATTACGAATTATTTAAAACCTGCCATTTCCCTGAACAATGTGCTTAACGGTGGTCAAGGTTTCCAGGCTGATAAATCCCCGGCGATGACCTTTTTGATTAGACATACCGAGAAACACTGAATCTCCCCGCGAGGGGTTACGGGAAAAACGCGGGGAAGTGTTGATGTAGGTAGAGGCACTGGTAACTCCCAAGGCAAACTGCCGACTTTCCTGATAGGATTCAGTCACGATGGAGTCGGCATGACCACTGCTGTATTCATTAATCCAGGCGATCGCAGTCTCTAAGCTATCCACCAGTTTAAAAGCTACTGTCCTGGTTAAATAAGGGTTTCCCCATTCGCCTTCTTTTACCAGCTGCAACTGAGGAAAGGCTTGTACTAGTTCTGCATCCCCTTTAATTTCAAAACCTTTTTCCATCAAGCTGTTCCACAAAACGGCTAAAGATGATGGCAAGGCTTGACGATGAATTAGTACCTTTTCAATAGCGTTGACTTGATCGGGTTCACTTTGATGGCTATTAAGAATCATCCAACGCACCATTTCTAAGCTACTATTGGGCGACCAGTAGAGGTAACAGTTACCCATCGCTGACTTTAAAACTGGGCAAGTTGACTGTCGGACTACCTGCTGTACTAAGCTAGAACGTCCGTAGGGAATCACTAAATTCACGTACCCGTCTTGGGTGACGAGATCCCGAATCGAAGCACCATGTTCGGCTGTAATCAGTTCTACACAACCTGGTATGAGTCCAACTTCTGCGATCGCACTTTGCAGTACCTCAGCTATGATCGTGTTGGAATGGCTAGCTTCAGTACTGCCTTTGAGAATTATACAATTACCAGTTTTGATACAAAAACCCGCTGCGATCGCCCCTAAATCGGGAAACGCTTCATAAATAAATCCAATCACTCCCAAAGGCATTAACTGAGTGTAACTTTGGGAATCTTCCAGTTGATAATCAGCAGTTCTGACGCGTCGCAGCGGATCTGATAATTCCCCCAACCGTTGTAAAATGTCTACTGTCATCTCTAGCCTTGTGGGAGTCAGCTTCAGCCAATCCAATATCAGCTCAGGCACTGCCATTTCACGACTGGCTTCTAAATCCAAGGTATTGGCTTCTAGAATGTCATCAAATGAGCGCTCAATCGCCTTGGCCATTGCCAATACTGCACGACTGCGGTCTGCTCCCTTTGTGAGTCCCAACTTTAGGGAAGCTTGATAGGCTCGTTGGGCACTAGTAATCGGTTCGGGGTGGTCATCTAAAACTTCAACAGTCATTGAGTTAACGTCTGTAGGTAAGCCAGACCATTAGTGCTGGTAAGATAGCCAATAGCACCGCCACTATTGCCCAAGCAATAATGCTGGAACCATTTGCCAATCGCAGTGCTAATGGCAGCCATATAATCACTAGCACGAAAATAATGCCAAGTGCTATAGGCAGATAGCTTTCTCCCAAGCGGGGATGGACAACATGCCAACTATTTCCCATCCAACGCCAAGCCCGTTTGTAGGGATAGGTGGTAGAAAGCTGTTCTAGGACATGACCATTATCTTCTACCACAAAGATTTGCTGACAGCGATCGCAACCAAATGCTTCTGTCAGCGTAATCGGAATTAACTGACCCCGGCGACGACAGGGACAGGGGTATTCGGTATTGAAATCGATTTTTTCGGGTTTTTGAGATGGCACAAGCGTTCTAATAACTTGAGCGTGTTTTACATGAACTGCGAGAATATGATGCCTTAGAGGCTTTTGTGTTTATATACATAGAAAGGCGATACAAACATTGTCCTGATTAAATCTAGTAGATGCATCTAACTTTAAGTATACTAGTTGCCAAATTAGTACGGAGTTATCTATTTGTAGTCTTTCCCCGTACCTGGCGATCTTGTTTAAAAACTTCCTTCTTTTCATCTGTCGCTTTCAAGGTAATGTGGTTACGTTTTTGGGGATTTATTATGCTGACACATCTGGTACAATTTTAAGCATCGGTGGCGACTACTCCGAAAGCAAATCCTTTGGGAAGGCTACGCTCGTAAACAACACACATTAACAAACCCGCTAATTTCCCTTTGGGCCAATTTATATTACTATCGATTCTCAAGGTTAGAGCGGCATTAGATCCAATCTCCATTCCTTAAAGTTCACAAGCGTTTGCAAAGCGGGAATTGCTAAAACATCTATTGTAGTGTGTAACTCTTTGTCCAAATATCCAAATATAATTGTGGCTAATCTTGACTGAATCTGTCCACATTTGGAGCGTTTTACAAGAGTGCAGAGCTAATCTACGAATACTTCAACGCACCCTAAAAACACTAAACCTCTTGGAATTGTTAAATTCAAGAGGTTTTAGTTGGAAGCGGGTAACGCGATTCGAACGCGCGACATTCACCTTGGCAAGGTGACGCTCTACCACTGAGCTATACCCGCGATCATCACCCAAATATCAATATCTCAGATTTATTTGTCATTGTCAACCCCTTAATTTGGTCATTAGTCATTGGTCATTCGTCATTAGTGAATAACAAAGGACAAATGACTAATGACGGATTAGCCGAGTTCTTCTGACTCGACAGTTAAATTGCCGACGCTGGTACTTTGAAAAGAGGCTGGCAAAGACTGGCTATTACGAGAATATGGCTCTGCCAGGTTAGAACGCAGTTGCCGCATGAGGCTAGCCATTTCTAGGGCATTGAGAGCGTAATCCCAGCCATGATTACCTTTGATGCCTGCCCGTTCTAGGGCCTGCTGCATAGTATCTACTGTTAAAATGCCAAAAATTACTGGCACCCCAGTTTGAAAGCTAGCGGCGGCAATGCCTTTAGAAACCTCTGAGGATACGTAATCAAAATGAGGTGTTTGTCCTCGAATGACTGCGCCAAGACAAATTACAGCATCATAACGATGGGAAATTGCTAATTGGCGAGCTACTAAAGGTACCTCAAAACTTCCCGGAACCCAAACATAGTCCACCTGATTACCTTGGGGATTAGGGTCTACACCGTGGCGTTTTAAACAATCTTGACATCCCTCTAGCAGCTTTCCGGTAACGAGGTCATTGAATCGACCAATCACCACTGCAAACCGCAAAGGCTCCGTTTGGGTAAAAGTTCCCTCGAAAACTGCCATGACTGCCTCTTTATCAACTATACTTCTGGCCAATATACATTTCTTATTTAAATGTAGAGGAGCAGGAAAGCGCGGTCAAAATGAAGTTACTAGGAAAAAGAAAAAATCCCTTGTTTCCCTTAACCTTTGACCTTGGCTTTTCTGCCCCTCTAGTTCTTATATTATGTGCCTGCGCCAGAGCGAAGCCGTCGCCTACACGACAAAAAAGTTTAACAAACCAACTAAAAATACCAAACCAATCCAGACGCCAGAACCAACCCAGAGCAGTTTTTTAGATTCACCCCAATTTTGGGGAGTGGCGTAAGCAACCGGAACTCCAACAACGAGGACAAAAGACAACACTACTAGACCTATCAAGGCAAATTGGAATATTATGGTCATTTTTGCTTCTCCCAATACAGCGAAATACTAAGGTATAGAATATCCTAAAGGGCGACACTGACACTTTCTTATTATTTTTAAGCTAGCAGAAATTGCAACATTTTTGTCATTTGTCCTTTGTCTAAGTACCAATGACTAACGACTAATGACTCTTAACTATGGATTTAATTCTTTGCCACACAACAGCAGATTTTGACGCATTAGGAGCAGCAGTAGGGTTAACGCGCCTACTATCGGGAAGCAAGATTGTGCTAACTGGCGGCTCTCATCCTACTGTACGGGATTTTTTAGCTTTGCATCGGGATGAATATCCTCTGATTGAACGCCGTTCGGTAAATTCAGAAAAAATTCGCTCTCTGACTGTGGTTGATACACAACAGCGCGATCGCTTGGGTAAAGCTGCTGAGTGGTTAGATTTACCTAGTCTAAAAGAGATTATAGTTTATGACCATCACTTAGGACAAGAATCAGATATTCCGGCGACGCGATCGCATATTGACTCAGTAGGAGCCAGCACAACTTTAATCGTCGAGCAATTGCAACAACAGGAAATTTCCTTGACTCCTGCCGAAGCAACTGTAATGGCTTTGGGTATCCACGTTGACACTGGCTCTTTGACATATGACCAGTCCACACCACGGGATGCTTTAGCTTTGGCTTGGTTGATGCAACAAGGGGCTAGTTTATCAGTAATTTCTACCTACCGTGACCCCGGATTATCTCCGCAATTGCAGCTATTAACTGAGGCACTGGAAAGTTTAGAACATGTCTGTCTACATGGATATACGGTCGCTTGGGTAACTTTTAAAACTGAGGCTTTTGTGCCAGGGCTATCGAGTCTGGCATCGGAACTTGTGGAATTAACCGAAATTGATGCCCTACTATTGGCTAACGAGTATCCTTTAGGTAAAGGGGATTCACGGTTAACTGTAATTGGGCGATCGCAAATTCCCAAAACGAATTTGAACCTATTATTTCAACTATTGGGTGGCGGGGGTCATTCGCAAGCCGCATCGCTAAATCTAAGGGGAGTTGATTCGCAGGCAATATTAAAACAACTCCTTGACGGGATAAAAGCACAAATTCCCCATCCCCTCACTGCTAGGGATTTGATGTCTTCTCCTGTCCGCACGATTCTGCCTGAAACGACAATTGCCGAAGCCCAGCGTATTTTATTACGCTATGGACACTCTGGTTTATTCGTAGTCGATACTCAAGGGCAACTAGTAGGTATTATTTCGCGGCGGGATATTGATATCGCCTTACACCACGGATTTAGTCATGCACCAGTCAAGGGCTACATGACTAAGAATCTCAAAACGATTACACAAGATACGACATTGCCACAAATTGAGTCGGTGATGGTGACTTATGATATTGGACGCTTACCAGTATTGGAAAATCAGCAGTTAATCGGCATTGTCACCCGTACTGATGTCTTGCGGGAATTGCATCAAGAAAGGGATGAAGACCAAGACGGAGAGCAAAAATTCAAAATTCAAAATTACGCTAACGCTGCGCTAACAAAATCTAAAATTCCTCTCAGCACTGAATTGCAAAATCGCCTTACTCCGCAACTGTGGCAATTACTCACTACAGCATCGCAAGAGGCAGAAAAACGGGGTTGGCATCTTTATTTAGTGGGTGGTGCGGTGCGGGATTTGCTATTAACAGAAGCAGTAGCGGGCACTTTGATGATTAAAGATATCGATCTTGTGGTTGATGGCTTTCATAAATCAGCAGATGTCGGTGCTGGTGTGGAATTAGCAAAAGCACTCCAACAACTTTACCCTATGGCTCGCTTAGAAATCCACGGGGCTTTTCAAACTGCGGCTTTGTTGTGGCACAAAGACCCAGAATTAGATTCTTTATGGGTAGATATTGCCACTGCTAGAACAGAATTCTATCCTTATCCAGCCGCAAATCCAGAAGTTGAGGCGAGTTCCATTCGTCAAGATTTGTATCGCCGAGATTTTACCATCAACGCCCTCGCCTTGCGCCTGACTTCCCCTCGTACTGGTGAATTACTCGATTTTTTTGGTGGATTACTAGATTTACAAGCTAAACAAATTCGGGTTTTACACGCCAATAGCTTTATCGAAGACCCCACCCGCATTTTTCGTGGCGTGCGCTTTGCCGTGCGCTTTGGATTTCAGATAGAACCGCAAACTGAAGAGTTTATCCGTTATGCAATCAACAGTGGTGTTTACGATCGCACTGCTCAAGACAATAGCAAAACTCCAGCCCTGCAAACTCGACTGAAAACAGAATTAAAACACATCCTACAAGCCCCCTACTGGAAATCAGCTTTACAGTTACTCGATAACTTAGAGGCTTTGCAATGTATCCATCCTACCCTGAAGCTAGACGCAGAACTTTTGCGACAATTACGTTTGCTAGAACGCTGTTTGCGGCGATTTGACCCGCAACCAACCCTCATTCATTGGGAAATGCGTTTAGAAGCGTTAATCGCCCATCTCGCACCACAATATCGGGCGAAAGTAGCAAAGAATTTACAACTGCAAGAAGATGGCATTAAACACTTGCAAAACTTGGCTTCTGCTCAAACTGAAGTAATGGAATCTTTGCCTAAGTCTCAAAGTCCTAGTAAAGTAATGCAGTTGTTGCGACAGTATGATTTACCAATGCTGATTTTAATTGCTGTGCAAAGTTCGCGATCGCTTAGACATCAGATTTGGGAATATTTAACTGTTTGGGCTAATGTGCAGCCACTACTGAATGGCTATGATTTAAAGAAACTGGGTTACAAACCAGGGCCTCAATATCGACAAATATTAGATGATATGCTTGCTGCTACCTTAGATGGAGTAATTAAAGATAAGACTGAAGCTGAGGAGTTTTTAGCGCAACACTATCCTAAATGAAATAGCTCTGGTCTAAATTGTATCTGGATTAATATTTAACTCCCGCAGTTTTGCTGCTAAACGTTCAGCTTTTTGTTCTGCTTGTTCAGCTTTTTGTTCTGCTTGTTCTGCCTTTTGTTCTGCTTGTTCTGCCTTTTGTTCTGCTTCTTCTGACGTTTCTTCCGGTGTTGGTACTAGTTGCCCATCTCGTGTAAAAAACCGCAATAAACCTTCATAAACTCCCAAATATAACCCTAATTGCTGACTCCACAAATACCCTTGTTCACTTGCTTGTAGAGGTTGATATTCTCCATCTACTAAATGAAATCCTGCAAATTCTTGTGTGTAAGGGTCGAACCAAAAATAATCCAACGTGCGGAAAGTATTTTGATAAATTTCTTTTTTTAAACCTTTATCAATATTCGCTGTTGAGTCAGACAAAATTTCTAGAATTACATTCGGATATTTGCCATCTTCTTCCCACACTACCCAACTTTTACGGGTTTTACGTTCAGTTCCCAGCACTACAAAAAAGTCTGGCCCTCGGAAGTATTCTGATTTGCGTTGGCGTGGACTGTAGTAGATAGTCAGATTTCCCGCCGCATAGAAATCATTTCTGTCTCGCCACAGCCATTCCAGACATGTTAAAAGTAGGATTATTTGTCGTAAATGCAGTTCTGTTTCCAAAGGAGGTTCATCACTAAATAAATCACCAGGGGGAAATATAACATCTTGGCAGATGCCTTCTTGAGAATCTAATTCTTGAGCTATGGTCATAGAATGGATACGGCATCAAGTAGTTATGGATTGATTTTAGCAGTGTTATGGTTGGTGATCGCTACCCTTCCGAAATACCTTCGTGCTACACTGTAGTCAATATAAAACCTCTTCACAACTCCAATGAAATAGCTGAAATGAAGTAGTACCAAGCACCTGTTGCGCCCAAGCAATAAATGTCAACAAATAATAAACGCAGCTAGTTTGACAGGGTTACTTCACATAGTCATGCACTAAAAATATTGTCATCATTCCTATCTATATAGAACCGCTTGACGAGTATTTGCGGCTGAGTTCTTTTTGTGTCTAATCTACCCGTAGTTTTTGGATATACGCGGGTGGAATTTTGTGAATTGAGGTTTGAAAGGAATGCCGAAAAAATCAATATTGTTAGCTGAGAATTTAGCCTATGACCTCAGGGTAGATATAACTTTGTTTCAAGGAGTTCATGTGAATATTGAAGCAGGCGATCGCATCGCTTTAGTCGGTCGCAACGGGGTAGGAAAATCAACCTTATTAAAGATACTTGCAGGTAAAATCGACCCCAGCGTAGGTTCCACTTGGCGTAATGGTGTTGTCTTCTATTTGCCACAAATCAGTACTATCAGACAAGAAATTACAACATATTCAGGACTTAATTTTTTTATTTATATCTCTGATGAATGGTGGAAAATTGAGGAACTTTTGCAAACAAAACTTAGTACAAATCTTGACTTATCTCTATCAATTGCTAACTTGAGTGGTGGAGAACTAACAAAACTTTTTTTTGGCAATCGGTTTAGCTCAAGAACCAAAGCTACTACTACTTGATGAGCCAACAAATCACATGGATTTGCAAGCCTTAGAAAACTTAAAGCAGTTTCTTCAAGATTTTACAGGCGCTTTTGTAATTGTCTCGCATAAGCCTTTTTTCCTCGACCAAGTGACAGAGTTTACCTGGGAGCTTACACCTGTTGGAGTGAAAGTATATGGTGGTAATTTCTCACACTATCGAGAACAAAAGGAAATCGAGTTAGAGGTAGCATTGCGATCGCACGAAGTTGCCAGAAAGGAACTCAAACGTACCCAACTGACAGCTATGCAAGAACAGCAACGTGCAGCCCAATCTAGTCGCAACGGTCGGGCCAAGTTTCGGAATGGTAGTATTGATAGAATGGTAGCAGGGCTGATTAAAACCAAAGCTGAGGTGTCTACCGGAACAGCGAAAAAGAAACATGAAGCAGCAGTAGCAAAGGCTAATCAAAAGATTGAAGAAACGAAGGTCAAAACTACGAAAGTAACGAGTATTCAGCTAGAAGAAAAAAATCAAAAACGCAGAAATCTAATTAATATCCAGGGTGCAAATCTTAGGATATCAGAACGTCTATTGATTCAAAATATTCAACTGTATGTATCATCTGGCGATCGCATAGCCATTATCGGCGCAAACGGTTCTGGTAAATCGAGTTTGGTAAAGGCAATTTTGGGAAGGGAAAACCAAGCAGCGATTTTAGAATCAGGTGAAGTTTTGCTCACACCAGCCATGAAAGCTGTATATCTCGATCAAACCTATGAATTGGTAAATCGCCAATACACAATTCTGGAAAATATGCAAGCTGCCAATCCTCATCTTAGCTATCAGCTTTTGCGTCAACAACTAGGACACTTTCTGTTTAAATATGATGACGTTCCCAAAAACGCTTCCATACTGAGTGGAGGTGAAT harbors:
- a CDS encoding Uma2 family endonuclease, with protein sequence MTIAQELDSQEGICQDVIFPPGDLFSDEPPLETELHLRQIILLLTCLEWLWRDRNDFYAAGNLTIYYSPRQRKSEYFRGPDFFVVLGTERKTRKSWVVWEEDGKYPNVILEILSDSTANIDKGLKKEIYQNTFRTLDYFWFDPYTQEFAGFHLVDGEYQPLQASEQGYLWSQQLGLYLGVYEGLLRFFTRDGQLVPTPEETSEEAEQKAEQAEQKAEQAEQKAEQAEQKAERLAAKLRELNINPDTI
- a CDS encoding ATP-binding cassette domain-containing protein, giving the protein MPKKSILLAENLAYDLRVDITLFQGVHVNIEAGDRIALVGRNGVGKSTLLKILAGKIDPSVGSTWRNGVVFYLPQISTIRQEITTYSGLNFFIYISDEWWKIEELLQTKLSTNLDLSLSIANLSGGELTKLFFGNRFSSRTKATTT
- a CDS encoding glutamate-5-semialdehyde dehydrogenase, yielding MTVEVLDDHPEPITSAQRAYQASLKLGLTKGADRSRAVLAMAKAIERSFDDILEANTLDLEASREMAVPELILDWLKLTPTRLEMTVDILQRLGELSDPLRRVRTADYQLEDSQSYTQLMPLGVIGFIYEAFPDLGAIAAGFCIKTGNCIILKGSTEASHSNTIIAEVLQSAIAEVGLIPGCVELITAEHGASIRDLVTQDGYVNLVIPYGRSSLVQQVVRQSTCPVLKSAMGNCYLYWSPNSSLEMVRWMILNSHQSEPDQVNAIEKVLIHRQALPSSLAVLWNSLMEKGFEIKGDAELVQAFPQLQLVKEGEWGNPYLTRTVAFKLVDSLETAIAWINEYSSGHADSIVTESYQESRQFALGVTSASTYINTSPRFSRNPSRGDSVFLGMSNQKGHRRGFISLETLTTVKHIVQGNGRF
- a CDS encoding CBS domain-containing protein, translating into MDLILCHTTADFDALGAAVGLTRLLSGSKIVLTGGSHPTVRDFLALHRDEYPLIERRSVNSEKIRSLTVVDTQQRDRLGKAAEWLDLPSLKEIIVYDHHLGQESDIPATRSHIDSVGASTTLIVEQLQQQEISLTPAEATVMALGIHVDTGSLTYDQSTPRDALALAWLMQQGASLSVISTYRDPGLSPQLQLLTEALESLEHVCLHGYTVAWVTFKTEAFVPGLSSLASELVELTEIDALLLANEYPLGKGDSRLTVIGRSQIPKTNLNLLFQLLGGGGHSQAASLNLRGVDSQAILKQLLDGIKAQIPHPLTARDLMSSPVRTILPETTIAEAQRILLRYGHSGLFVVDTQGQLVGIISRRDIDIALHHGFSHAPVKGYMTKNLKTITQDTTLPQIESVMVTYDIGRLPVLENQQLIGIVTRTDVLRELHQERDEDQDGEQKFKIQNYANAALTKSKIPLSTELQNRLTPQLWQLLTTASQEAEKRGWHLYLVGGAVRDLLLTEAVAGTLMIKDIDLVVDGFHKSADVGAGVELAKALQQLYPMARLEIHGAFQTAALLWHKDPELDSLWVDIATARTEFYPYPAANPEVEASSIRQDLYRRDFTINALALRLTSPRTGELLDFFGGLLDLQAKQIRVLHANSFIEDPTRIFRGVRFAVRFGFQIEPQTEEFIRYAINSGVYDRTAQDNSKTPALQTRLKTELKHILQAPYWKSALQLLDNLEALQCIHPTLKLDAELLRQLRLLERCLRRFDPQPTLIHWEMRLEALIAHLAPQYRAKVAKNLQLQEDGIKHLQNLASAQTEVMESLPKSQSPSKVMQLLRQYDLPMLILIAVQSSRSLRHQIWEYLTVWANVQPLLNGYDLKKLGYKPGPQYRQILDDMLAATLDGVIKDKTEAEEFLAQHYPK
- a CDS encoding ATP-binding cassette domain-containing protein; amino-acid sequence: MAIGLAQEPKLLLLDEPTNHMDLQALENLKQFLQDFTGAFVIVSHKPFFLDQVTEFTWELTPVGVKVYGGNFSHYREQKEIELEVALRSHEVARKELKRTQLTAMQEQQRAAQSSRNGRAKFRNGSIDRMVAGLIKTKAEVSTGTAKKKHEAAVAKANQKIEETKVKTTKVTSIQLEEKNQKRRNLINIQGANLRISERLLIQNIQLYVSSGDRIAIIGANGSGKSSLVKAILGRENQAAILESGEVLLTPAMKAVYLDQTYELVNRQYTILENMQAANPHLSYQLLRQQLGHFLFKYDDVPKNASILSGGELARLAIAMISISEIDLLILDEPTNNLDIETVEQMVVGINDYQGALWVISHDIDFLSRINITQGFKLREQTLQMTTYLPSTPEQYYRELLEYHK
- the ribH gene encoding 6,7-dimethyl-8-ribityllumazine synthase yields the protein MAVFEGTFTQTEPLRFAVVIGRFNDLVTGKLLEGCQDCLKRHGVDPNPQGNQVDYVWVPGSFEVPLVARQLAISHRYDAVICLGAVIRGQTPHFDYVSSEVSKGIAAASFQTGVPVIFGILTVDTMQQALERAGIKGNHGWDYALNALEMASLMRQLRSNLAEPYSRNSQSLPASFQSTSVGNLTVESEELG
- the psbZ gene encoding photosystem II reaction center protein PsbZ, which translates into the protein MTIIFQFALIGLVVLSFVLVVGVPVAYATPQNWGESKKLLWVGSGVWIGLVFLVGLLNFFVV